Genomic window (Zingiber officinale cultivar Zhangliang chromosome 2B, Zo_v1.1, whole genome shotgun sequence):
ttctctctcctcattttctctcatcacactttccctctctttattttttctcatcacactttctctctcatcatatgtttctctcacattcaactttctcttccatctaatttttttctcttatgttcctctaagggtaaaaaagaaaatttaggttcattccgattgaaaatattcaactaaccaaacattatttttaagaatgatacccaagctcatacccattcccattccacaatactatgacacccatttccattccgattcctaggagagaaccaaacgccaccttagtTAACGACTGATCTAGAAGTCCCGAGCACAGCGCAACGCACCCCTCCTAGATCGATTGATTTGAGGTTGATTCTAGTCCGATTTGCTAGATGGATGGCAAGCAAATGTGTGATTATGATTTTCCCTTCTTATTGTTAATTCTTCTCCTTTATCTAAAATTCATACTAAGATTCATACTTGCCCCAACTTTGTGGGTTACAAAATACAAAGTAGAGTGTTAATCCAAAAAATACTGTATATTATATATATCATTTACTGATATCCTCTAAAGTGGGCTATTGTTTCTTATAATAATTCATATTTGTTCATATAGCTTTTATTAATCTGGAGGAAAAATATAGTCTTTACTCAATTTCCCTTTTATTGATTCTTATAATAACTTATCCTTtatgctaaaaaaaaaattacatatttATGTTTGTACAATCTGGTGCACATACCCTCAAGGatgttatttataattttttatacggTGACAAATATTGTCCGAGCAAGACGACTATCCCTGGTATAGAGAAGAAAATCTTCGGGTCATGACAATCGCTTACTTCCAAGTCGAGCAATGCTAGAACATCTAGATTAtccaaaaaaaatattagtaataGTCTATCTTCAAAATTAGTTATAGAAAACTCTGATACATaaattatcaagaaaataaaattaaaaaaatcaattaaaaatatatagtGTAGTAATAAATTTAGAGGAGCATaaagagatttaaaatttaaatattaaatgagACAAATAATTAAGTAGTGATTAACTTCTAAATGTAGATAAGTCTTGCTTTCGATTTACCTAataggtgaattaagaaaaaaaaaactatctatcttcaaaattaatctagCGAAATATACCCACCcgaatcattaaaaaaataaaagcacaTTTAAAAAACAAAAGTAAACCACGAGGAAATTTGAAAAGTACTGTACttccttctatttttattttgattttcaaacaCACATTTCGATATGCTTTAGTTTCGACAATTAATGAATAATAGGGTTTCCTAATTTCTTgtcaaattaaacaaaaataataaatcacATTGCTAATTGGATTATCCTTAGTTGTCGCCAAATCGAAGGAAACTACAAGATCAAACACCGAATCATTAACGAATGTGAGTTGGTTGCTATAATTATAAATAATCACCTCCTCTTCCGTATATCATCCACAAGGACAAGAGAGATATTCAAAACCACGGATCATAATGCTTAAGTTTTGACAATTATAGTAAGTTTTTCTAATTTGTTGTCAAATTAAACCAAAAATAACAAATCACATACCGAGTAGTTGCTAATTGGAGACTATAAATAAGCACCTCTTCTCTTCTGTAAATCATCCACAAGGAAAAGATAACGTTCAATTACTGCACCAAtgacctccatctttttcttctttctctttgttTCTTTTCTCTTGTTCGCTAAAGGGGCTGCCTGCGACGAAGAGCTTAAAGCATACATTGTTCACGTCGAAGATCAACCGGATGTTTCCGCGTATGATGGAGACTACTACACCTTCCTTTTGGCCGGAACATTAGagatccaagaagatgatgcgGCGTCGCGGGTTATACACTCCTATCGGAATGTTATGACCGGCTTCTCGGCGATGCTGACGGAGAGGGATGTGGCGGCCATGTCGAAGGTCGACTGGTTTGTGCGCGCCGTTCCGAGCTTGGTTTACCGTCCGTTGACCACCCACACGCCCCTGTTTTTGGGGCTGCGCCACCGCACTCACAGTGTGTGGAACGCGACCAACATGGGGGAAGGCGTCATCATAGGCGTCCTTGACTCCGGCATCACCCCTGGCCACCCTTCGTATAGTGACCGCGGCATGCCGCCTCCTCCACCCAAGTGGAAGGGACGTTGCGACTTAGGGAACGTGTCGTCATCGACCGAGCAGTTCTGTAACAATAAGCTCATCGGTGCCCGATCCTTCGTCAACTATAATCGGTCCGGGAACGGATCGATGGATTCACCTATTGATAACGATGGCCACGGTACTCACACGTCTAGCACCGCCGCCGGAGCATTCGTGAAGCGCGCTAATGTGTACGGGCTAGCCAGGGGAGTGGCAGCTGGAGTGGCCCCCCTTGCGCATCTCGCCATTTATAAGGTTTGCGCGAATGACGAGTGTCAGGCGCACGACATACTCGCTGGGATGGACGCCGCAGTGGAGGACGGTGTGGATGTGCTTTCAATCTCGCTCGGTAGTGACCCTAGTCCATTCTACCGCGACCCAATTGCGATCGGCGGTTTTAACGCCATGCGCAAGGGAGTCTTCGTCAGCTGCTCGGCCGGCAACTCGGGGCCGTTTAATTCCACCGTATCCAATGACGCGCCATGGTTACTCACTGTGGCGGCCAGCACTATGGACCGTGAGTTCTTGGCCACCGTAAAGCTTGGCGACGGCAGCGAGTTCCACGGCGAGAGCATCTACCAGCCGCAGGGATTCTCATCGAAGAAGTATCCTCTCGTGTTCCCTGGCGGCGCTTCCACCTTATGTCTCAACTGTTCCCTTAACGGTATCGACGTGAAGGGAAAGATTGTGCTCTGTGACCGCGGCATCAACGGGCGGATCGAGAAGGGGGAAGTCGTCAAGCAAGCCGGTGGCGCCGGCATGGTGCTTGTCAATGCACCGAAAGACGGCTACAGCACTATCGCCGATCTCCACGTACTGCCGGCGTCGCACATTCCCTATGCCTTTGGACATAAGATCAAGGCTTACATCAACTCATCCTCCCTCCCGACGGCCACCATTGTCTTCAAAGGCACCATTACCCATGTGCCCCACTCTCCGACGATAACTTCCTTCTCCTCCCGTGGGCCTAGCCAAAATACACCGGGGATCCTCAAGCCCGACATCACCGGCCCTGGTGTCAGCGTCCTTGCTGCTTGGAACACACAAATATTCAATGTCATCTCCGGCACCTCTATGTCCTGCCCCCATCTCTCCGGCATCGCCGCCCTTATCAAGAAAGCCCATCCCGACTGGTCGCCCGCAGCTATCAAATCTGCCATAATGACGACGGCCTACGTAAAAGATAACACCAACAACCCCATCTTTGACGAGAGGAACCTTCCAGCCGACCTCTTCGCGGTGGGAGCCGGCCACGTCATGCCTCTAAAGGTCCTTGACCCGGGACTCATCTACGACATCTCTCCGACGGACTATCATCCATACCTTTGCGGCCTTGGCTACAGTGTCTCCGATGTGAGAATCATCGTCCACCGCAAAATCAACTGCTCGTCGATCAAGAGCATCCCAGAAGGAGAGCTCAACTATCCTTCCATCACCGTCCGACTGCCGACGAATGAGGCAAGGACGGTGACCTTCACAAGGACCGTGACCAACGTCGGCAAGGCAGCAGCGACTTACTACGCAAAGTTAGACGTGCCCGACGTGGTTTCGGCACGTGTAGTTCCGAGAAGCTTAACCTTCGAGAAGGTTAATGAAAAGAAGAGCTTCAAGATTAGTTTCAAGCGAAGGAGTGACTATGGGGCGTCGTCACCGACTGTTGAAGGGCAATTGATGTGGGTTTCCCAGGCGAGGAGTGTGGTCAGAAGTCCAATCTCCATCATCCTGGAGTGATGATGATTTATATAAAGCAAAGGAAGCTATTAATTCCCCATATGTATATTAATTATCATATTCTTATTCATGTATATACATCTAAATTTATGAATATTGCATGGACAAGCATTTATCCCTTtttttcattttgtaaaaattttaaattataattcatGTCTGTTTTATTTGTAATTATTTCTTAtactattaaaataattttacaatatcTCTTGGCTCTCTTGAACAATAGATCATGCTACCTTATTTTACTTTAACATTCTTACTCTTTAGAAATTATTGCCTAATCTATTTGATCTACTTTTGTGGGCATAATCAATCTCATCTTTCACCATGCTTTGTCACTTTGAATGATTGAATCACGTAACATATTTGGCTCGCATCTCAATATATTTAGCTCATTTAATCGACTCAAGTGGGGATTTAGAGTCAAtacattttcatatatttttgtcATATCTTATTCGCATAACTACATACTTTTTCTACATTACAAGAAAACCTACAATTAACAATCCAACTTTTAGTGACCGAATATTATTTAGCCCACAACTTAGTGACGTAATTAATATTCTGTCATTAAATTTCCATTGCTAATTGTTTATGTCCCTTATTTAGCGATGAAAGTTTAATTCCGTCGCAAAATTATTgacgaaaaataaaattcatcatAAAATTTGCCACAGAAATGAAATTTCATCTCTAATTAGCGACATAATTAAATTTCAGTCATTAATTTTGCAAATTTTGGGTTTTTCCAGCCCGACTTTTCCCCTATCTCACTGATCTCTCTCCCTGATCGCCGACGTCATCCTCTCGGCACGCTGTCTTCTCTATAGTCCTCAAGTAACAATAAGACCGGTGgcgtcgatagagggggtgaatattaaCTCGTCGCTTTTCTTTGACTCATTTTGTCGTGTCCGTTCTATCAAAGTTAGTTGCAATGGtatataataaaaacaataatgaaCGAAAACAGATAtgcggatttacttggttcctaACCCCCAGGGTCAATACGTCAAAGGCTTAAGTACGAGAGCCGCCCACCCACTAGTTTTTCTCCTATCTGAAACTTTTCTGGTGGTGGAGAAACCACTTATTGATCTAAATCACAAGCACAAAAATAATAAGATAAAGTACGATTTGTAAATACAAACAAACTtcggtggcgtttggtttagatgtttgggaatgagggaatggattcatttctaaacttgtgtttggttaatgggaatggaatcaagattttggaatgaaatcaaAAAACTTGGGGTTTGagagaatgggaatgagaattaagttttggacgaaaatacccttagtatatatgctcaatttttctttcatttcactctctccttattttctctcctcattctttcattacattttctctctcaatatactttctctctccttattctctctcatcacacacacacactctctctcatcattttctctctatattctctctcatcacacacacacactctctcccatcattttctctctcttcgttctctcattttttccatcatactttctatctcatcatatttctctctcctcatttatcatcatattttctctctcctcatttatcatcacattttctctctcaatatactttctctctcctcattctctctcatcacaaattctctaccattttctctttaatcacacactctctctcatcattttctttctcttcattctctcctcattttttcatcagaCTTTCTCTcgaattatactttctctctcctcattctatcatcacattgtctctcctcattctctctcatcaaacattctctaccattttctctctatattctctctcatcacacactctctctcatcattttctctctcttcattccctcctcattttttcttcatactttctctctcatcatacttgctctcttctcaatctctcttaccatactctctctacattttctctcatcacatcttctctctcttccatcacactctcttctcattttctctcatcacactttctctttttttattttttcccatcacactttctctctcatcatattttctcatcTTACtttttctcctcaatctctcattttctctcatcatactttctcgctCTTCATttctttcccatcactctttctctctcatcatactttttctattttcaatctctcctatcacgttctctctcctcattttttctcatcacactgtctctctcttcattctttctcatcacactttctttttaatcattctctcatcatattttatttctcacattcaactttctcttccatctaattttttccctttatttttctctaagggtaaaaaagaaaatttaggttcattccgataaaaaatattcaactaaccaaacattatttttaagagtgatacccaagctcatacccattcacattccacaatactatgatactcattctcattccgattcctaggagagaaccaaacgccaccttagtTAATGACTGATCTAGAAGTCCCGAGCACAGCGCAACGCACCCCTCCTAGATCGATTGATTTGAGGTTGATTCTAGTCCGATTTGCTAGATGGATGGCAAGCAAATGTGTGATTATGATTTTCCCTTCTTATTGTTAATTCTTCTCCTTTATCTAAAATTCATACTAAGATTCATACTTGCCCCAACTTTGTGGGTTACAAAATACAAAGTAGAGTGTTAATCCAAAAAATACTGTATATTATATATATCATTTACTGATATCCTCTAAAGTGGGCTATTGTTTCTTATAATAATTCATATTTGTTCATATAGCTTTTATTAATCTGGAGGAAAAATATAGTCTTTACTCAATTTCCCTTTTATTGATTCTTATAATAACTTATCCTTTATGCTAAAAAAACAATTACATATTTATGTTTGTACAATCTGGTGCACATACCCTCGAGGatgttatttataattttttatacggTGACAAATATTGTCCGAGCAAGACGACTATCCCTGCTATAGAGAAGAAAATCTTCGGGTCATGACAATCGCTTACTTCCAAGTCGAGCAATGCTAGAACATCTAGATTATCCCAAAAAAATATTAGTAGTAGTCTATCTTCAAAATTAGTTATAGAAAACTCTGACACATaaattatcaagaaaataaaattgaaaaaatcaattaaaaatatatagtGTAGTAATAAATTTAGAGGAGCATaaagagatttaaaatttaaatattaaatgggACAAATAACTAAGTAGTGATTAACTTCTAAATGTAGATAAGTCTTGCTTTCGATTTACCTAataggtgaattaagaaaaaaaaaactatctatcttcaaaattaatctagCGAAATATACCCACCcgaatcattaaaaaaataaaagcacaTTTAAAAAACAAAAGTAAACCACGAGGAAGTTTGAAAAGTACTGTACttccttctatttttattttgattttcaaacaCACATTTCGATATGCTTTAGTTTCGACAATTAATGAATAATAGGGTTTCCTAATTTCTTgtcaaattaaacaaaaataataaatcacATTGCTAATTGGATTATCCTTAGTTGTCGCCAAATCGAAGGAAACTACAAGATCAAACACCGAATCATTAACGAATGTGAGTTGGTTGCTATAATTATAAATAATCACCTCCTCTTCCGTATATCATCCACAAGGACAAGAGAGATATTCAAAACCACGGATCATAATGCTTAAGTTTTGACAATTATAGTAAGTTTTTCTAATTTGTTGTCAAATTAAACCAAAAATAACAAATCACATACCGAGTAGTTGCTAATTGGAGACTATAAATAAGCACCTCTTCTCTTCTGTAAATCATCCACAAGGAAAAGATAACGTTCAATTACTGCACCAAtgacctccatctttttcttctttctctttgttTCTTTTCTCTTGTTCGCTAAAGGGGCTGCCTGCGACGAAGAGCTTAAAGCATACATTGTTCACGTCGAAGATCAACCGGATGTTTCCGCGTATGATGGAGACTACTACACCTTCCTTTTGGCCGGAACATTAGagatccaagaagatgatgcgGCGTCGCGGGTTATACACTCCTATCGGAATGTTATGACCGGCTTCTCGGCGATGCTGACGGAGAGGGATGTGGCGGCCATGTCGAAGGTCGACTGGTTTGTGCGCGCCGTTCCGAGCTTGGTTTACCGTCCGTTGACCACCCACACGCCCCTGTTTTTGGGGTTGCGCCACCGCACTCACAGTGTGTGGAACGCGACCAACATGGGGGAAGGCGTCATCATAGGCGTCCTTGACTCCGGCATCACCCCTGGCCACCCTTCGTATAGTGACCGCGGCATGCCGCCTCCTCCACCCAAGTGGAAGGGACGTTGCGACTTAGGGAACGTGTCGTCATCGACCGAGCAGTTCTGTAACAATAAGCTCATCGGCGCCCGATCCTTCGTCAACTATAATCGGTCCGGGAACGGATCGATGGATTCGCCTATTGATAACGATGGCCACGGTACTCACACGTCTAGCACCGCCGCCGGAGCATTCGTGAAGCGCGCTAATGTGTACGGGCTAGCCAGGGGAGTGGCAGCTGGAGTGGCCCCCCTTGCGCATCTCGCCATTTATAAGGTTTGCGCGAATGACGAGTGTCAGGCGCACGACATACTCGCTGGGATGGACGCCGCAGTGGAGGACGGTGTGGATGTGCTTTCAATCTCGCTCGGTAGTGACCCTAGTCCATTCTACCGCGACCCAATTGCGATCGGCGGTTTTAACGCCATGCGCAAGGGAGTCTTCGTCAGCTGCTCGGCCGGCAACTCGGGGCCGTTTAATTCCACCGTATCCAATGACGCGCCATGGTTACTCACTGTGGCGGCCAGCACTATGGACCGTGAGTTCTTGGCCACCGTAAAGCTTGGCGACGGCAGCGAGTTCCACGGCGAGAGCATCTACCAGCCGCAGGGATTCTCATCGAAGAAGTATCCTCTCGTGTTCCCTGGCGGCGCTTCCACCTTATGTCTCAACGGTTCCCTTAACGGTATCGACGTGAAGGGAAAGATTGTGCTCTGTGACCGCGGCATCAACGGGCGGATCGAGAAGGGGGAAGTCGTCAAGCAAGCCGGTGGCGCCGGCATGGTGCTTGTCAATGCACCGAAAGACGGCTACAGCACTATCGCCGATCTCCACGTACTGCCGGCGTCGCACATTCCCTATGCCTTTGGACATAAGATCAAGGCTTACATCAACTCATCCTCCCTCCCGACGGCCACCATTGTCTTCAAAGGCACCATTACCCATGTGCCCCACTCTCCGGCGATAACTTCCTTCTCCTCCCGTGGGCCTAGCCAAAATACACCGGGGATCCTCAAGCCCGACATCACCGGCCCTGGTGTCAGCGTCCTTGCTGCTTGGAACACACAAATATTCAATGTCATCTCCGGCACCTCTATGTCCTGCCCCCATCTCTCCGGCATCGCCGCCCTTATCAAGAAAGCCCATCCCGACTGGTCGCCCGCAGCTATCAAATCTGCCATAATGACGACGGCCTACGTAAAAGATAACACCAACAACCCCATCTTTGACGAGAGGAACCTTCCAGCCGACCTCTTCGCGGTGGGAGCCGGCCACGTCATGCCTCTAAAGGTCCTTGACCCGGGACTCATCTACGACATCTCTCCGACGGACTATCATCCATACCTTTGCGGCCTTGGCTACAGTGTCTCCGATGTGAGAATCATCGTCCACCGCAAAATCAACTGCTCGTCGATCAAGAGCATCCCAGAAGGAGAGCTCAACTATCCTTCCATCACCGTCCGACTGCCGACGAATGAGGCAAGGACGGTGACCTTCACAAGGACCGTGACCAACGTCGGCAAGGCAGCAGCGACTTACTACGCAAAGTTAGACGTGCCCGACGTGGTTTCGGCACGTGTAGTTCCGAGAAGCTTAACCTTCGAGAAGGTTAATGAAAAGAAGAGCTTCAAGATTAGTTTCAAGCGAAGGAGTGACTATGGGGCGTCGTCACCGACTGTTGAAGGGCAATTGATGTGGGTTTCCCAGGCGAGGAGTGTGGTCAGAAGTCCAATCTCCATCATCCTGGAGTGATGATGATTTATATAAAGCAAAGGAAGCTATTAATTCCCCATATGTATATTAATTATCATATTCTTATTCATGTATATACATCTAAATTTATGAATATTGCATGGACAAGCATTTATCCCTTtttttcattttgtaaaaattttaaattataattcatGTCTGTTTTATTTGTAATTATTTCTTAtactattaaaataattttacaatatcTCTTGGCTCTCTTGAACAATAGATCATGCTACCTTATTTTACTTTAACATTCTTACTCTTTAGAAATTATTGCCTAATCTATTTGATCTACTTTTGTGGGCATAATCAATCTCATCTTTCACCATGCTTTGTCACTTTGAATGATTGAATCACGTAACATATTTGGCTCGCATCTCAATATATTTAGCTCATTTAATCGACTCAAGTGGGGATTTAGAGTCAAtacattttcatatatttttgtcATATCTTATTCGCATAACTACATACTTTTTCTACATTACAAGAAAACC
Coding sequences:
- the LOC122048640 gene encoding subtilisin-like protease 4, giving the protein MTSIFFFFLFVSFLLFAKGAACDEELKAYIVHVEDQPDVSAYDGDYYTFLLAGTLEIQEDDAASRVIHSYRNVMTGFSAMLTERDVAAMSKVDWFVRAVPSLVYRPLTTHTPLFLGLRHRTHSVWNATNMGEGVIIGVLDSGITPGHPSYSDRGMPPPPPKWKGRCDLGNVSSSTEQFCNNKLIGARSFVNYNRSGNGSMDSPIDNDGHGTHTSSTAAGAFVKRANVYGLARGVAAGVAPLAHLAIYKVCANDECQAHDILAGMDAAVEDGVDVLSISLGSDPSPFYRDPIAIGGFNAMRKGVFVSCSAGNSGPFNSTVSNDAPWLLTVAASTMDREFLATVKLGDGSEFHGESIYQPQGFSSKKYPLVFPGGASTLCLNCSLNGIDVKGKIVLCDRGINGRIEKGEVVKQAGGAGMVLVNAPKDGYSTIADLHVLPASHIPYAFGHKIKAYINSSSLPTATIVFKGTITHVPHSPTITSFSSRGPSQNTPGILKPDITGPGVSVLAAWNTQIFNVISGTSMSCPHLSGIAALIKKAHPDWSPAAIKSAIMTTAYVKDNTNNPIFDERNLPADLFAVGAGHVMPLKVLDPGLIYDISPTDYHPYLCGLGYSVSDVRIIVHRKINCSSIKSIPEGELNYPSITVRLPTNEARTVTFTRTVTNVGKAAATYYAKLDVPDVVSARVVPRSLTFEKVNEKKSFKISFKRRSDYGASSPTVEGQLMWVSQARSVVRSPISIILE
- the LOC122048641 gene encoding subtilisin-like protease 4; translation: MTSIFFFFLFVSFLLFAKGAACDEELKAYIVHVEDQPDVSAYDGDYYTFLLAGTLEIQEDDAASRVIHSYRNVMTGFSAMLTERDVAAMSKVDWFVRAVPSLVYRPLTTHTPLFLGLRHRTHSVWNATNMGEGVIIGVLDSGITPGHPSYSDRGMPPPPPKWKGRCDLGNVSSSTEQFCNNKLIGARSFVNYNRSGNGSMDSPIDNDGHGTHTSSTAAGAFVKRANVYGLARGVAAGVAPLAHLAIYKVCANDECQAHDILAGMDAAVEDGVDVLSISLGSDPSPFYRDPIAIGGFNAMRKGVFVSCSAGNSGPFNSTVSNDAPWLLTVAASTMDREFLATVKLGDGSEFHGESIYQPQGFSSKKYPLVFPGGASTLCLNGSLNGIDVKGKIVLCDRGINGRIEKGEVVKQAGGAGMVLVNAPKDGYSTIADLHVLPASHIPYAFGHKIKAYINSSSLPTATIVFKGTITHVPHSPAITSFSSRGPSQNTPGILKPDITGPGVSVLAAWNTQIFNVISGTSMSCPHLSGIAALIKKAHPDWSPAAIKSAIMTTAYVKDNTNNPIFDERNLPADLFAVGAGHVMPLKVLDPGLIYDISPTDYHPYLCGLGYSVSDVRIIVHRKINCSSIKSIPEGELNYPSITVRLPTNEARTVTFTRTVTNVGKAAATYYAKLDVPDVVSARVVPRSLTFEKVNEKKSFKISFKRRSDYGASSPTVEGQLMWVSQARSVVRSPISIILE